Proteins from one Nicotiana tabacum cultivar K326 chromosome 23, ASM71507v2, whole genome shotgun sequence genomic window:
- the LOC107764446 gene encoding uncharacterized protein LOC107764446, with protein MANDTVENAVGSSHANNQYIDCNDPLYVYPFNTPGLQIVPQLLIGTGNYSEWSRSMKMSLLGKNKLGFIDGTCTRDLYVDNTFQLRQWDRCNAIVQSWITSSVAKELRKGIVFSSNAQKVWIVLKTKFDKVNSTKIYHMNMEISSLVHGVSSVSVYFSDLNDLWDEFESLIPEPCDCERSGSFIEFLRQQKLMKFLMGLNDTYAPQRSQILMMHPTPSLDQAYSMIIQEESQRKNNGLVTQGGILGSAPVDIDHTALASANAFNVKPKRNAGLYCDYCKMKGHTREGCYKLIGYPSGFKFNSRRRGSYEQSAVVAHNVTVGEEVNTGVHRNVVPTVQPFTAEQYQQILKLLNKEKGPDASANMAEILYDVLYVPEFQFNLLSVSRYTKELNSSVHFYPDFCVFQELFNGMVKGIGKLKGGLYILNPSTPVTASASNCVSASIQSNSSALWHQRLPSVILHGKLPYEIFHGKPPIFSHIRTLGCLCYATKPDFHDKFTPKSVPGVFMGYATTQKGYRIYDIEANKFIVSRDVVFHENLYPFKHPRSKFLATYDPSSTSSPFFPNSNPLPSHTPDHQSISNGIISLPNDPAQFSNSPISSPDPINSLPSAVSPDPSDPPLIPPIDPPTDSLFPRRSGRTLKPSIWLTDYIHSHLTSASTVCLYPIHHFASYSHLPAHFQSFLASFSADIKPTSYSQAIKDDRWIKAMNLEIEAIEQNHTWDVVDLQPSKVPIGYKWVYKIKYNADGSVERFKARLVAKGYTQ; from the exons ATGGCGAATGATACAGTTGAAAACGCAGTAGGATCTTCACATGCAAACAATCAATACATTGATTGTAATGATCCTTTGTATGTATATCCCTTCAACACACCTGGTTTACAGATCGTCCCACAATTACTCATAGGAACTGGAAATTATTCAGAATGGAGTCGATCTATGAAAATGTCACTCCTTGGGAAGAATAAATTGGGGTTTATTGATGGAACGTGCACTAGAGATTTGTACGTCGACAATACCTTCCAATTGCGTCAGTGGGATCGATGCAATGCAATTGTTCAATCGTGGATAACGAGCTCGGTGGCAAAGGAGCTTAGAAAGGGAATTGTATTCTCCTCAAATGCACAGAAAGTATGGATTGTGTTGAAGACCAAGTTTGATAAGGTAAATTCAACCAAAATTTATCACATGAATATGGAGATTAGCTCATTAGTACATGGAGTTTCTAGTGTATCAGTATATTTTTCAGACCTAAATGATTTGTGGGATGAATTCGAGTCGTTGATTCCAGAACCTTGTGATTGTGAGAGGTCAGGATCATTCATTGAATTTTTACGTCAacaaaaactcatgaaatttttgATGGGATTAAATGACACTTATGCACCACAAAGGAGCCAAATTCTCATGATGCATCCAACACCCTCTCTTGATCAAGCCTACTCCATGATTATTCAGGAAGAAAGTCAGAGGAAGAACAATGGTTTAGTAACACAGGGTGGTATATTAGGAAGTGCTCCTGTGGATATTGATCATACTGCACTAGCTTCTGCAAATGCCTTCAATGTTAAGCCTAAGAGAAATGCTGGGTTATATTGTGATTACTGCAAAATGAAGGGTCATACAAGGGAAGGTTGCTACAAATTGATTGGATACCCATCTGGATTCAAATTCAACAGCAGGAGAAGAGGATCATATGAACAATCAGCAGTTGTAGCACATAATGTGACTGTTGGGGAGGAAGTTAACACTGGTGTGCATAGGAATGTTGTTCCAACTGTCCAGCCTTTCACTGCtgaacaatatcaacaaattctcAAGTTGCTGAATAAGGAAAAGGGTCCTGATGCCTCAGCCAACATGGCAG AAATCCTTTATGATGTTCTTTATGTTCCTGAATTCCAATTTAATCTACTCTCTGTTTCTAGATATACAAAAGAGTTAAACAGCTCAGTTCATTTCTATCCTGATTTTTGTGTCTTTCAGGAACTCTTCAATGGCATGGTGAAGGGGATTGGTAAACTCAAGGGTGGTCTCTACATTCTCAATCCCTCAACACCTGTTACTGCTTCTGCCTCTAATTGTGTGTCTGCTTCAATTCAGTCAAATTCAAGTGCATTATGGCACCAAAG ACTACCAAGTGTTATTCTACATGGAAAGTTACCTTATGAGATTTTTCATGGTAAACCTCCTATTTTTTCTCACATAAGAACTTTAGGATGTCTCTGCTATGCCACAAAACCAGATTTTCATGACAAATTTACTCCTAAATCTGTCCCTGGTGTCTTTATGGGCTATGCTACTACACAAAAGGGATATAGAATATATGACATTGAAGCCAACAAATTCATAGTTAGCAGGGATGTTGTCTTTCATGAAAATCTATATCCCTTCAAACATCCGAGGAGTAAGTTTCTTGCTACTTATGATCCATCTTCTACTTCCTCTCCTTTCTTTCCCAATTCTAATCCTCTACCATCTCACACACCTGACCACCAATCCATTTCCAATGGCATCATTTCCCTTCCTAATGATCCTGCTCAATTTAGTAATTCACCTATTTCTTCTCCTGATCCTATTAATTCTCTTCCCTCTGCTGTTTCACCTGATCCTTCTGATCCTCCTCTTATTCCTCCTATTGATCCTCCTACTGATTCTTTGTTTCCCAGAAGATCTGGTAGAACACTTAAACCATCTATTTGGCTAACTGATTACATTCACTCTCATTTAACTTCAGCTTCTACTGTATGCCTTTACCCCATTCATCACTTTGCTTCTTACTCTCATCTCCCTGCTCATTTCCAGTCTTTTCTTGCTTCTTTCTCCGCTGATATTAAACCTACTTCTTACTCACAAGCCATTAAAGATGATAGGTGGATTAAGGCTATGAACCTTGAGATtgaagccatagaacaaaatcATACTTGGGATGTGGTTGACTTACAACCTAGTAAGGTCCCCATAGGTTACAAATGGGTCTACAAAATCAAGTATAATGCTGATGGTTCTGTGGAGAGATTTAAAGCTAGATTGGTTGCTAAGGGTTACACCCAATAA